Proteins encoded by one window of Panicum virgatum strain AP13 chromosome 7N, P.virgatum_v5, whole genome shotgun sequence:
- the LOC120684013 gene encoding vacuolar iron transporter homolog 2-like: MDPHLSSHVHATAAAAAEAAAAGGSPGGKKAGGALLPPAAVVILDVEAGGAPTNGPAAAAAVAVDPSDGGDGGVDYMARAQWLRAAVLGANDGLVSVASLMIGVGAVNRSRKAMLVSGMAGLVAGACSMAIGEFVSVYAQYDIEVSQLKRDGTDGDEGARDALPSPTQAALASALAFAFGAILPLLSGVFVPSLWARLVAVSAASGVGLAGFGAAGAYLGGSSMRRSVLRVLLGGWFAMLVTYGVLRLFGVVFNIDVSSV; the protein is encoded by the coding sequence ATGGACCCTCACCTCAGCTCCCACGTCCACGCcactgccgcggcggcggcggaggctgctGCGGCCGGTGGCTCTCCGGGTGGCAAGAAGGCGGGAGGTGCCTTGCTTCCACCGGCGGCGGTCGTCATCCTCGACGTCGAGGCGGGTGGTGCGCCGACGAacgggccggccgcggcggccgcggtcgccgtcgATCCGAGCgacggcggggacggcggcgtcgACTACATGGCGCGCGCGCAGTGGCTCCGCGCGGCCGTCCTGGGCGCCAACGACGGCCTCGTCTCCGTGGCCTCCCTCATGATCGGCGTCGGCGCCGTCAACAGGTCGCGCAAGGCCATGCTCGTGTCCGGCATGGCCGGGCTCGTGGCCGGCGCCTGCAGCATGGCCATCGGCGAGTTCGTGTCCGTGTACGCGCAGTACGACATCGAGGTCTCGCAGCTCAAGCGCGACGGCACCGACGGCGACGAGGGCGCCAGGGACGCGCTGCCGAGCCCGACGCAGGCCGCGCTCGCGTCCGCGCTGGCGTTCGCGTTCGGCGCCATCCTGCCGCTGCTGTCCGGCGTGTTCGTGCCGTCGCTGTGGGCCAGGCTGGTCGCGGTGTCCGCCGCCAGCGGCGTCGGCCTGGCCGGGTttggcgcggcgggcgcgtaCCTCGGCGGCTCGAGCATGCGGAGGTCCGTGCTGAGGGTGCTCCTGGGCGGCTGGTTCGCCATGCTCGTCACCTACGGCGTGCTCCGGCTGTTCGGGGTGGTGTTCAACATTGACGTCTCGTCGGTGTGA
- the LOC120680667 gene encoding uncharacterized protein LOC120680667, with translation MQRWTRNGMLSFSQPSASSSPFGFYDPGHGASSSRGRSHGCRSQDKEQRNLEKNLTKVRKEWMKVKEEMGYARLLSEHLSETVTEADRKVAAMLEELDRTDKYMQDLLSSSSSQQK, from the coding sequence ATGCAGCGGTGGACTCGCAACGGGATGCTCAGCTTCTCTCagccgtcggcgtcgtcgtctccGTTCGGCTTCTACGACCCCGGCCATGGCGCGTCGAGCAGCCGCGGGCGGTCGCACGGCTGCCGGAGCCAGGACAAGGAGCAGCGCAACCTGGAGAAGAACCTGACCAAGGTGCGCAAGGAGTGGATGAAGGTGAAGGAGGAGATGGGGTACGCGAGGCTGCTGAGCGAGCACCTCAGCGAGACGGTGACGGAGGCCGACCGGAAGGTGGCCGCCATGCTGGAGGAGCTCGACCGGACGGACAAGTATATGCAGGACTtactgtcgtcgtcgtcgtcccagCAGAAGTGA